From a single Entelurus aequoreus isolate RoL-2023_Sb linkage group LG12, RoL_Eaeq_v1.1, whole genome shotgun sequence genomic region:
- the nicol1 gene encoding neuropeptide-like protein C4orf48 homolog, protein MASRGLMLLLTAQLLLCLGSADAEQETGTVIPAESRPCVDCHAFEFMQRALLDLKKTAFNLDARTETLVLRAERRALCDCMPSSLH, encoded by the exons ATGGCATCCAGAGGACTGATGCTCCTCCTGACGGCGCAGCTTCTTCTGTGTCTCGGCAGTGCTGATGCTGAGCAGGAAACGGGGACGGTCATCCCCGCGGAAA GTCGCCCGTGTGTTGACTGCCATGCATTTGAGTTCATGCAGAGGGCCCTGTTGGACCTCAAAAAGACTGCATTCAATCTGGATGCCAGG acagAAACTCTGGTGCTGAGAGCCGAGAGGAGGGCTCTGTGTGACTGCATGCCCAGCTCACTGCACTGA